AAGTCAATATCGGGTCATAAAAAACTAGTGAAAAGCTTTGGTAAAAGCtttatataaaagtacataGTTTTGTTTGTCTGAACTATaagatattttcaaaatgtattaaaaGCTCACTTTGGCTAGTATTTAGTTCTATTGAAAGCTCTTAAATGAAAAgattactacatacatacatatgtaggtaaagCTTAATTAAATACTTATCAAATTACTCATTGCAGTTaaggttattgttgttgtaaacaattaaatatatatattatatatataatattttattttgccaaTTGAACTTGTCTGCAAAGATTTTAAGTTCTGACACAAAAGCtcttaaaattcatatttttaaagctttacAAATTTAAGCAAGGCagtgtgtttaaaaaaaattgatgattttttaaaattcatatattgAAAGTTTAGctaatattagaaataaagcttgcttgaaaaaaatttaaagtcatcatataaaaaactctttttttGAAAGCTCCACAAATTTAGCAACGAAGTTTGTTTGAAAAGATTTTGGACATGACTTTTTCTGAATTATGAAGTCCTCatacaaaagcttttaaaatccATATTTCGAAAGCTTCATAAAATAGAGAAATAAAGATTGGATGAAAAACTCAATATTTCTAAAGcttcacaaattttataaatgaagcttcttaaaaaaaaatgttgaatggaAATAGTTCGACCAATAAAATTCTCATCcgaaagtttttataaatttgaaagcTTGGGAAATTCACTGCATCGAAACTTCAAACGATAGCTTTCATTAGCTTAAAAAAACGCCTTCAGAGAAAAATGGGTTAATACGAAGCTGTGACTTTATAAAAAAGCTCGACAGGCAATTTTGGAACTAAAATTCATGAGCGAGCATTTCTTTAAACTTTGAAACTAACAGTTGAAACTTGTTTGTTAAAtctttataaaaaagtataaaaagtacGAATAAGAGCTTTTTAAGTTGTTActcaaacataaaaatttcaagtttaaaaatttgaatatgtaTGGGAGTGCTTCTCACACTGTGAAAAGCACTGAAAGCAGTGGTTTTGAAAGCTTCAaggcttttaatatttttgtatataaatataaattatttgcaaaatttttatagaaacaaggcaaatttcttttattttttttagagctTTTCGCGAAAAACACTCGCCACACTTTGGGAGGTATGTACAGCTTAGagctttcattaaaattttttgatagaatatatatgcatgtattatacaccaaatcaaattttgtatatcCATTTTATGgaagatataatttaaaatgagctttcaataaaacctttactatgttatataattatgcaaagtattatttttgtagcaatcatttttaatttgtaactcGCCGTTCTTCTATGCAAAATAAGTGTGTGAACGTTTGTATTGACGTTTCGTGTTTCATTCTATATAAGTTTGTAGTTTATTAGCACCAATTGGTTATTCTATTGTAACTGTAAttgttgtgttattgttgttgtaaaaagcTCATAATGCTCAACTATGTTATTGTAAAAAAGTCCATCGTACTGTGAGTTGGTTTTTCCAATgccatttattactttttatgtgtatatttcGTACCTATGTAATTTAtaaaactgtatatatgtatattatatgttacaCTTAAGTATTGACTATAACTGTTATAAAAGAAAACCGGTATGGAAAAATCTAACAAAAACGGTAACTGCAATTCCTATTGAGAAGCTAGAGCTTTCAAACCCAAGTCTTGTTTCCAAGAATGTTGGAAAATCGAACGTAAACTACgcgtatgcgcataaacaaccATGACTTTGCTGAATTATCGCTATAAAATCTaatatttactgttatttgtGTCGCTGTgctgctatatatgtatgtatttatctgtatatatattagcGATATTGTAAACGATAATTATTTGGGTTTGCTTTGaaacataactacatacatatgtaagtgcatatGTATTGAAGGATTATATGTTTAACTCAGTCACCCACAAAGGTGAGACCGtttctatatatgtgtgtatgtatatttgtttgttatacatatgtatataaaaaaaacggaTCACATGAGATCTTGCAAACGCTAGCATATGCGTTGCAGCTAACGGTTaattgtgaaaaattaatattatttacatacatacacaagcatgtgtatgtatgtatatatttcttgtatTGCAATATGTAACAAAAACCATATAATACACATTGTTTAACTGTACAATGAAAGCATAagtaacaccaaaaaaaaatctagCTTGAAAAATTCTCAACTCATTTCCTGTTCCTTCTAAATTTGGGCGCTCTATCAACCAAGCTTTGTCTGCTTTGTAATAAAGTGAAAACTTTGCTCTCTCACTCTTTCACGACACTCTCTCTCGTACTTtgtctctttctctctctgtcCGTAACCTTCTTATATTCATTTCCTTCTCTCTCAGCTTCCCATTTTGTAATTCTCTTAGAACTACTTGCTTTCACTTAAAGTTTAAAGTACACATTCAAATGTAGTTTAATAAAATAGATTActaattaagaaataataatatgacttgtataatgtatgtatgtctgtctgtAAAAGCGCAGCTCCATAAGCAACGGCTCTCTCTCTATTTCATTTGCTACTCTCCTACAGTTGCAGCATTTAGGACTCACTATTTCatatactcacacacatatgttagtatgtatgcatatgtttatgtattgaGCGAAAACTGGACAGCTTGCTCTCTTGCCTGCTTGAAGCAAACGATATTTCACTCTCGTTTTGCAAGCATGAGTTCTCTGGCTAGTATCGCTCGCTCATGCCTTACGCTTTGCTCACTAACGCTATTTTCTTAGTGTCATATAACTTGCCTGCTCAACACACTCTGTACACAAATCCTATttgtaaaaaatgcaattaaaattttgcatttacgCTTAGCGTTTAATTTTAGCTTCGCTCCTAACCTAAAATTTCTACACTGCACTCACTATTCGCTTTCGCTTGTCGCTTgcgttaattattattaatttttacaactattttaaatatatatatgcatgtatatatatgtatatatatatagatatatattggtttttcatgtatatacttgtatgtttgtatataatgacaatttttacttattttaactTTAGCTTTCTCCACGTGCATCACTTACTCTTCCTCTCAAATAACggtatgtgtatataactgTAAGTGTTTTTATGTGCATGCATATGTGTTGCTTCTCAGCTTGTCTCTTTCATATGTATCATTATATATGTGTCTCTTTTTCACACACTCTTACTACCACTTATTCtcttgtgtatatgtatgtatgtatttacgttacaaatatgtataagaTAAGTATATAATTGCTGCTGTTTGTATGCTCATGCAGACTTTTAGTTTTACTaggttgtttttgtattttttttttactttttgttttctttaaataaattattaagtgGCATCACTCTCTGCGCTTAGCCACAAAATTCTTTGTCGTCGAGGTTTGTCATCGAttactttatatttatgtttgtttgtttgtattttagcAAAGTCGGCACTGCTTCACCTGCATCATCTTCTTTATGGTGTCTTGATCATGATCTTACAAGCGGACCTCGCCAATATCGGTCCCTGCTAGCTATGTATAGATCACGATCGCTCATCGTCAGTTGtagtaattataattattattatcctgtatgttgtagttgtagtagtaataataatagtagTAGTTTAGTAGCAAACTAAAATCGCTTCACTATTGTGGTAGTTCATCCTTTGTGTCGACAGGGCTTGGTGAGAGATATTTGCGCACATACTTGGGAAAATGGGTTTTCTCGTGCGCCTTGAGTATGGTTGAGCGTGAGAAGGTCTTCCCGCACATGTGACAGCGGAAGGGTCGTTCACCTAACGGGTGAGATGTCATGGTTGGAGCGCGGAACGAAGAAATGAATGAATATaaggttaaaaaaattatcttaaagACTATACGGTGCTTAACTGAAGCAGAAACGAAGGGAGTTATAAATATGTTGGAGTAATCAACTCAGTGTTTAAGCTTTCATTAGCAAATAACATGTTTTAAGATTATTTCAATCCTTGAAAGTGATTCGAGAGAAGAATTTTTCCTCTAATTATGATCTCTCTTTACACCAATCGGCTTAACTTCTCAAACGATAAGACCATGAAATTAACCCGACCGATAGATAAACACTTTGTACGTGAACGCTTGCAAGTATAACGTTAACAGCAACATTGACAGTAGCGTGAGTTTTCTCCAGTTCGTTCCACTATTGTTTCTTAGGTCTCTCAAAATTCTCTCTCCCCAAACTTTATTGGAATAACTGAGAAGAAAGACCTGCTAAAGAGAACTACTTCCGAAAATTCTTTTATATCTGTCGGCTTCAGCACAATTTCGGCTTAGAATGAGATCAGAAGACGATCTTCTTGAAATCCAGACATTTTCAGCTAATTTTGAATTAATGAAAGATCTGGTAACGCCATAAAGAACAAACAACTAATAGTTAAGACCGGTAAAAGACTTAGAAGCTTATCATTTGGAATACGTTTCAGGGCTTTTGAACACCTAATAGAGTGACGAACTTAATTTTACGATTACGTCTACATTGACTTTTcgcttttctaaaaaaaaatcttctcaTTCTTAAATTCTCCTCTTCCACTGAACTCTCGTTTCTACTTCTGTTGTGCATTGCCGCTAATACtgcattaattaaataaataggaTAAATAGTGTACTTACCCGTGTGGACGCGACAATGGTCTTTCATATGATGGCGCAGCTTGAACGCCTTGCCACAGAACTCACATTTAAATGGTCGTTCGCCCGTATGCACCGGCAGATGCCCGATCAACACGTGGACATCGGGAAAACTTTTGCCACAAAATTTGCACAGCACAACGCCATTCGGATCGGCGCCACTCGATGAGGCGCCCAACAACGAGCCCGATGTCGACGACGAAGCAGCCAATGCAGCTGCGGCCGCTGCCGCCGCCGCTGCCGATGTCGAAGAAGACGACGAACCAGCGCCGCTCAATACCATACCGCCACTACCCGCTGACGAGCCACTAATGCCGCTATTGCCTGTTGCCGAACCGCCACCAACACCACCGCCGTGGCCAAGTCTGCCACCACTGCCGTCGAGATCGAGTGCGCTACGCGCACCAACACTACCGCATGTGGCCGCCAGCTCCATAGCGGCAGCCATAACAGCGGCAGCTGCTTGTTGTTCCTGAGTATCGGCGCCGCTAGCCGCCAATGCGGCGGCATTCATTTGGTACGTGGTAAATTGTGGCAACTGCGCCAAATTGAGGTCGTGCGACAGCAAATGCGAATGCAAGAGCGGATGCTGTGCGGTCTCGCGATACTCCAGCGTTTTTAGCGAATGCGAGAGTATGTGTCGCGTTAGCTTGCTTTGGTGCTGGAATGTGTGGCCGCAATATATACACTGATAGAGGGGCGGCGGGGTTTGCGATTGGTCAAGACCGTGAGAGGTGGAGGCGGCCGACGCAGCAATGGCTGCGGCAGCGGCAGCGGCCGATGTGGAACATGCGACATTGCCGCCACCGCCAGCGCTAACCGAGATGCCGCCAGCAGCAGCAACGTGCGGCGAATCGGACGTTTCCTGGAACAACACCAAACAAAAATCCAACATCAACTTCTTTCGTACTACGCTTTGGCGTTACTTTGCATTAcagttttttactttttttacttttttatttgacttttgtatttgcttttgttttactttgtggttttgcttttcttttgtcTACATTACGTTTTCGCTTTGTTCGGTTTCAATTGAATTgtttttgaattgaattaaaaaaacacaacGCTCGtgttaaagttttataaaaattatgtaaaaaaaaatgataaatagtATTCGATTGCTTTTCTTCGTTTTCTTTGTctttgagaaaatatatataaagttacaCTTAAGTGGCATTACATTCTCGGAATAGTTTTCTCATTTTTCGTTTGttgcaaataatttcaaaattaaagtgaggagaaacaaatttataaaagtgaagtttcataaaaaatatataaatgtatgttaaaAAGGAGACTGTCTTTAGTAAGTATGAAAAGAAGTGCGGTGCTGCCACACTTTCTCAATTCAAAATGGCAAATTAAAAGCAACGATATTAAAAACTCAAATGAATCAAATGAGAATGAGAACTCAAAGAGGAAAAGGAGAAGATGGAAAATTTTcagcaatatttaattttgtttttattttttttaaattttttttttaccaactaTTTTGGACATAACGAATTTTTCAAagtacaaaaaatcaaatttagaaATTATGCTTTATGACGCtctaaaatactttaaaaaatatacgtttttcaaatcaaatctactgaaaattatttgttagctgcagttttaaaatattttttttataattattattttataaatatgtttgtgttgcCAAAAAACAAGAGGGGCTTTTCAGCGTCGACTTTGCAGCACGCTTGCCACTTACAACGTTTACTTTCTGACGCTTTGTGGCTATTTAAATTCTCTCTTTTCAACACTTTTTCTCATTTTCTCTCTATTTTTGCATTTAGCTGCCACAAGTCCTTAAGCGGCATGTGTGTGTTCGTGCCAAAAATTAATTACgctagtattaattttttttttagttttagcgttaaagtaacaaaataataataataaaactctttctaaaattttatgttcGTTAAAAAAATCTCTCAATATTGGTTTACTACTCTCTTttgtttggtatatatatatatttttctttatttatttatatttttgtttttgcaagaagttgaatttcgatttttgtttGGGCGTTGTTCGAAAGGTCAcattttcatttcgttttttttttttgggtttttgatatTTAGCTTACAACCATTATAATTAGAAATATCtccatttatatttaaattagttgagtcaaatgaaaaaaaaatggcGGTAGTGGCGTATTTCAAGCTTAAACGTTAAATTTATACTCGTAAACAAAAATGTACCGATTCGACCGTGCGTTTGTACCGTTTCGACCGTTTAGCGCACACGCTAGTAATTTTAAGCGACAATATCGTCTCTTTTTTGCGTTATATGCGTATAAGTTTTAATTAATactaaattacaacaacaataatgcaaaaaataatttagcatTTGCAAATGGTTTTTCGGTTTCGAAACCTTTTGGTTTTTCTCAAATTATTTTGCCGAATTCAGTATCAAGAATGTGAAAAAGAGCGTTTTGTGTGTAGAGCGTTTGGTAAAATAATGTtttcgtacaaaaaaaaaatgcaattataatttttgtattgcttGTCTTTCTACTGGTTGCCAGTAAATCGGTTCGGTATGCGGTCCGTTCGTTTCTACTTAAATATTGTTGAATGgtggtatgtaaatattatagcCAATGGTTTTGATAAATTTCAATTTGGAATAACCTAAAtgtaattgtattaaataactGTTCTTTTGTTCGATATTtaccaaatataatttaaatataaattttttagtagCGTAACAAAAtgtgtgcaaatttttttatgttataattttgataaaaacatATTGTCGTTTTACCTGCCTCTCACAGTTTTGCGTGTAATTTTGATAACaagtgttgtttttgctgtcatttttgaaagttttgatTTCTATTTCAAATTTAACCAAATATTGTTGCTCATTGAAATTGcatgtgttttaatttttttttgtacttaattttcagaaaagaaaagtaagtttttttctaaatttttcaaaattttgtttttcattaatattttcaagaagtTTTTCCACTTTcctttaataattgtattttcttcataatttctattgttgctatttttaataattttttcagtttgttttcttcgtttatgCTGGGCACACTGCCGCACTCTTTTTCCATTGTTTCTTGTTTCAAATGAACTGTTTTGAagcttttttcaatataatttgtttttttgcttaagcgagcattttttttatatgctttttgTAAGCAagcatattttgtaaaattttttaatttgcttactaattcaaattgcaataaatatgagataaataaatatgtaatagcACAGCCATTTCCAAAAAACGTAGATCAACTTCTtgacaataatattaaataatttgtatgagTATTTAAGTAtgcatgttttaatttttaattcactgATTCGGGGTTGCTTTCTTTTCTCTAATTTATGTGTTGTCTGATTCAGTTTGGAGTgaaattttgagcttttttctaaaattttggaagaaatacttatgaaaattgttgttgctggaaTGTACATAAGTTCGTATACTGCGTGGGTTTGTGGTTAGACTCTGTGCTTTTTCTCTTAAACTGCACTCTTATTTTCAGTTGATTTAGCGAAGAAACAAAGCTTTGAATATAAAGAAACTTAATTGTGaaattcagaaatttttttgttgcaaaactTTTGTTACCCTTCTGGTATTATCTTAGTTTAAGTCTATTTAGTTCTCTAATAATTCGTTTGTTTTAGGTCAAACACAAAAGTGAGGATCTGAACGATAGATCGTTATCGATCAACATCTTTTAAAGAACAAGTCTGTCATACATTCAAGATCTCAATACAGCTTAACAATAACCTTGTATGTGACCGAAAATATGGAGAGACACTCTTATATGATCTAAAAGAGTATACAGGAATGGacgataaaatattatatagatattGATTCCCTaaatgctaataaagtatatgggaaCTCAAAATGGTATATTCTTATATAATGTGGTCTTACAAAGTATTGTAGTGAAGTATAAATTGGCTTGCTCGATGGCGGAAAAAGTATTCAATAAAATcttttatgtatatagaaaCATCTAAAATTAATCTCAGTtgtattgacaaatattttgtgaaaatttttcacGTCAAAGAAACCGAAAGCTTTTTACGTCACGCTTGATCAAAAGCTTAATCAAAAATGATTTCAATAAAAAGCTTCACTATTTATCAACACCTGGGTTTAATTCAACTACAAATAACTTCCGCTAAAAGCATTTATTGCAAGTTAATAATCAAAGCTCGACCAAAAGCTTTATCGAAGCAGATTCGAGTATTCATGATCAACAATGGGCTTTAATTAAACCACAAATAACTTGCGCTGAAAGCTTTTATGGCGATTGAATGGTGAAGCTTGACAGAAAACTCTACCGGAACAGATTCCAGTAGTTATTATCGATACCACAAATAACGTACGTTGAAAGCTTTTATTGCAAGTTAATAATGAAAAGTCGATTGAGAGCTCCGTCAAAACGGATTTATTTAGTAAACTCTACTATAAGTGAGTGGTGAAAGCTCGACCTAAAGCTCTATCAAAACAGATTTGTAtaaatagttatatttttttatagataacCGTTCTTAGTCTAACCACAAATGCACTGCTGGTTAAATttagatatattaatttgtgtactttttctttaaatttttttttatattaaattcattttgcctttcaatatttttttctactccGGCTATTATTTCGTTCGCTTACTTAAGATGCCAAAtaacatttacaacaacaacaatttaaattaatttacgtattgtatatatgtatgtttattggaTATTTAAAagttacacaacaacaacgttgAGAAAATACATCGAtaaaagaaaatgaagaaagacatttatatagaaatgaaataataataattaaaacgtatacatacataagtacaccaAATGTTacgttatgtatacatacatatttacgcatatacatatatacttgcaaaaaatatgtatatatatagctatatagTTTAAGAAATATAcgaatcacacacacatatatatagagagAATTCGAAAAAGTTTCatcgtttgcaaaaaaatatatattttaacgcCTTTaagcgttgttttttttttttgatttttgcacTTCTTTTAATTATTAGCAAAAAATGAACGTTAACGACATTTAAGAAATAGAGTACACATTTaccatttacataaataaacaacaatttaTGTAAAAGCGTTCCACATTTAGATGACATTTATATAGAtaatgaattaataaaaaatattgaaagttcaaataataaatattattgtctttataatttttttttttggaaaaaaatgccAAAGTATGTATTAAAGAAGTAATagcattttaattatatttgaaaaaaaaatgtatattaacacTTAGTTTTATTTGAGACACCGAAAGCACTGCTGCAATTtggatattttattttgaaaataatttttggattatttattattttgccttttattattattttcatatttatttcgcGCTCCACTGTAGCGAGGACCCCTCTTGTTTTCTTTTCACAGTTGCATATTTAGTagaaatttcatatataatatatatttatatatatatttaagttttctaaatatattaaaaattgtctaatGCATGAATTCATAGTTAGGCAAAAGCTAGggataataaaaatgaataaaatttgtgctttgctttttttttttaaatttttttttttagttttagtttttcgGATGGGGGTAGGAGTATTGAATTGTTGCGCTATATTGCTTAGAaagtattttttagtttttgcgtTTAAATAGTTTAgttattaaaatgaattaaaactgTAGACGAATGGGattttagcaaaaattataaaagaaatatatacatacatatataattttttaaagtaatttttataagcataataattttatttaattattattatttcaatttatctTAGTGACAACTGGGTGTATAAGCAGGCCAagtaactaaaatattttaacagtaattattattatttattgttttatttatacatagtaGCAAAGTTCAAAGGCAagtattgtaaaaattattaattatatatatataaaaatatcaaaatatgattattattattgtgaaGCGATATTTGCATGCGTTTGTCAAAACACTACTatatactcaaaaatatattaagatatttttaaatatacttttaaaattttgaagtgtttagagttataaaaatatctttggagtgactttaaaatttttattagaatttatttACACTATGAATACTTTACAATTTTgtagtacatacttgtatataaaaaatttttatggtaAAATATACACCCGTTCAAAGATATTATTAATAGTATGAGTATGAGCAACACTGATCATCAGATGGTCACTTATATAAGTGCAacataaatttcaatcaaaaCGACGTGAACATGTATTAAACAAAAGTGAAACCTTTACGGTATATACCGGTTATAGCACCCATATACACAAAATAGTGATTATTGTTCCAGAAGTTAACTTTACAACTTATATATCATGTATTAACGCAGATAACTCTCTAATGGTATAATGAGTATTTTACTCCTAGCATAATGTGCTTTGATGCCAGCAATGATTCCTATTCCTTCACAGCCtttatatacccaatatattgatttatgtttttctaataatgtaagttttttttacaaatattatatgtctCATACCTTAATTCTTACAAATTTAGCCTTTCACTAAGTgactttccaaatttttttaccaGTTTCCCGAAAAATAGATTATCACCTTAAAGagtaactataaaaaatatcaaagtgAAACACAAAAAGTTATTCCAATacagaaaattgaaaaactttgcGACACTTTGAGCTGAAATActgaaaaagttgaaatttctagtaagaaagtatttaaaaaagtcAAGATGCCGAACTGATATTGAGCTGAAAATTCCACGGGCCAGACCTCGGTTCTCATGCCATTATTGTGTGCTCTAATATAGAGATTGGTTTTTACACTTGGGAATCAATCTGAAAAGCGTTATTCGAATATTCGATTCAGTTTAAGCGGAGCATAGTACAACGGTTATTCGAGAACGTGTCATATAGAAAATTATGTGTGTAAGAGTAATTTTTTCAGTGCAAAAGTTTGTGAGAGGATTATAACTTGGAGCTGATTCTCTCACACTGTGCaacataataaacaattaacaGTTGTGACATCAGTTTTGTGGTATATTGGCACACATTGAAAAGATTCTTTTTATGagtaattcaataaataaagataaaataatagaGATGTGAAGCATAAATTGTTTGGGAAGGGAGAAGGATAATGAAGTATGGAATATATAGCAAAAATAAGACAGATAAAAGTCAGGTGAACCACTTTCATATTAAGCCAGTCAAACCGCTTAAAAGCCATATATGAAGATGCAAGATCCAAAAAAGACCTACTATAATCCTTATTAATCCTTTTAGTACCTTCtgcatacacaaaaaaaaagcaaaactagTTCAATGCGAGGCTAATGTGATTAGCTGGTTCGGAGCCAAAATTGAACGGACAAAACATTAAGAGAAAAACGCATTGCAGCAATATGATATTCTGCTGATTCGGTCACTCAGTCAGTCAGCCAACTAGTCAAAAGGACGAGcaaaaattttggtaattttgtaTTTGCGCATAATGAAATTGCAAACGGCCGGAAATGAGGTCAGTGTGTGTCTGCCAATAAAAGGTGCAAATTCAAAAACGAAATTGGCGGGGTGAAGCGGCCGGACAGCATACGTGTGAGTAGGAgtagatataaaatattaaataattgaaaaaaaattctatatggAAATCCATTAAACTCAcgacattattaaaaaaaaaataacaataaaaaactttatttttttcatagatATTGGAAAACATGAGC
The sequence above is drawn from the Bactrocera oleae isolate idBacOlea1 chromosome 5, idBacOlea1, whole genome shotgun sequence genome and encodes:
- the LOC118680815 gene encoding protein sister of odd and bowel-like produces the protein MLDFCLVLFQETSDSPHVAAAGGISVSAGGGGNVACSTSAAAAAAAIAASAASTSHGLDQSQTPPPLYQCIYCGHTFQHQSKLTRHILSHSLKTLEYRETAQHPLLHSHLLSHDLNLAQLPQFTTYQMNAAALAASGADTQEQQAAAAVMAAAMELAATCGSVGARSALDLDGSGGRLGHGGGVGGGSATGNSGISGSSAGSGGMVLSGAGSSSSSTSAAAAAAAAAALAASSSTSGSLLGASSSGADPNGVVLCKFCGKSFPDVHVLIGHLPVHTGERPFKCEFCGKAFKLRHHMKDHCRVHTGERPFRCHMCGKTFSRSTILKAHEKTHFPKYVRKYLSPSPVDTKDELPQ